The sequence aaatgtccaacagcagctccatcagccacttcctcctgctggcactggcagacacgcggcagctgcagctcctgcacttctgcctcttcctgggcatctccctggctgccctcctgggcaacggcctcatcatcagcgccgtagcctgcggccaccacctgcacacgcccatgttcttcttcctgctcaacctggccctcagcgacctgggctccatctgcaccactgtccccaaagccatgcacaattccctctggggtaccaggaacatctcctacacaggatgtgctgcccaaCTATATTTTTTTGCGTTCTTCATCTCAGGAGAGTtttccctcctgaccatcatgtgctacgaccgctacgtgtccatctgcaaacccctgcactacgggaccctcctgggcagcagagcttgtgccctcatggcagcagctgcctgggccagtgcctttctctatgctctcatgcacacagccaatacattttccctgcccctgtgccatggcaatgccctgggccagttcttctgcgaaatcccacagatcctcaaggtctcctgctccaaatcccacctcagggaacttgggcttcttgctgTTAGTGCCTGCTTGgcatttggttgttttgtgttcattgttttctcttatgtgcagatcttcagggctgtgctgaggatcccctctgagcagggacggcacaaagccttttccacttgcctccctcacctggccgtggtctccctgttcctcagcactgcagcattTGCCAATCTCAAGCCCCCCTCGATGTCCTCCcaatccctggatctggccctgtcagttctgtactcagtggtttctccagccctgaaccccgtCATCTatagcctgaggaaccaggagctcaaggctgcagtgaggagactgatgactggatgcttccAGGGACATTAAACGCctggccaatttctgcaaatcacttgtaataaaagtaatttttgatacttcttgttggtttcattttgaaggtgcttttcctttgttttactttttaatgtTATCAACAAAGAAATGCCTTTGcttgtgccatttctcattttgtttctctgcaccttccctgtggccacagactgtgtcaatgagAGTCTGCGCTCTCAGTGGCTTTCaaggaactaaaggatctcccagcagagttttctgcagagatgccctttggttgccttctctggagctgcagcagcaatgtctgtgtgcagagctggggcagatcagtgctggcacagcagctgtgcccaggagcagcagcacttggtgctgccagtgctgctcccatggccctgccccgctgtcctggtggccctggtgttgctgcagggcctgagtgctctcggggccgggcacagtcctgggggtggcagtgccagggctgcagcagggacaggccatgggcactgctggggcagcgctgacgcctcaggccagggcctgggggctccaggctccttgcccaggctgtctcaagaacacggccaggccaatgctcagcacagaaaacccccgtgagcagccccaggctggccgtgggcaggctgggggcaaacaGCATGGCTGATGCTCTGCAGGGGCCCTGGGGAAgacgggaaggagcagcagagcaggggctgatccatccccagtgcgctgcacagcccagggcagcgtccCAGACCATCCTCATGGAGCTGCCAACAACatccccctctgcagccctggcctctcccccagctcacagaggtgccgcatccttgcaggcacagacacggcagcactggctcagcagcccccgtttgcattgcacacagcaggcaggagcacccccatgctggtgcagtggggacatgaacctgaggcagcacaaatgccatcaggccctggggccaggaagggctgggggatgccagggaaaccactcagctttgtcctggcctctgcagtcagccagaaagtttgttcccatcagctgggagtttcctgtcccactgcagacactgctgctcagagccagggctgcctgtcagccacccccaaactgccctgagcatttccttggcttcacctttgctttctttactcttcctgccacagatttcttcctcttgcacacccctgttccctcccctgcacacagcccatccctgtttgccctttcctctctggccccactccccattgcagttcctggCTCAGCACCATGGGAACgtcccttggggagcaggatcatcccacaagtgctgcaggaattgtctgcaggctcctgcagtgcctggtgctgctcccctgccagaggcaccccaggccagggtgcacatctgggctgctgtgtctggctctggggctccctgttctgggcagtgaggaggagctgcagaggctctgcaggactgacaggatgggctttggggctgtgaggagaagctgagggacctgggctgctggagcttctgaagaggaggcccagggctcctcctgcagctgctccaagggtggtttcagagaatcacagaaccagcaaggttggaaaagaccctggatatcatcaagtccaatgtgtgccctgacaccaccttttcttccctgagcctcctcttctccaatATCAACAacaccagctccctcagccgctcctcacagcacttgtgctccagacacCTCACCAaccttgttgcccttctctggacatgctccatcCCCTTCATGTCCTTCCTTAATtgggggcccagaactggacacagcactcgaggtgctgcctaaccagtgcccagcacaggggaagaatcactgccctgctcctgctggccacaccattcctgatccagaccaggagccattggccttcttggccacctgggcactctgctggctcatgtccagcctgctgt comes from Lonchura striata isolate bLonStr1 chromosome 29, bLonStr1.mat, whole genome shotgun sequence and encodes:
- the LOC144247657 gene encoding olfactory receptor 14J1-like, translating into MSNSSSISHFLLLALADTRQLQLLHFCLFLGISLAALLGNGLIISAVACGHHLHTPMFFFLLNLALSDLGSICTTVPKAMHNSLWGTRNISYTGCAAQLYFFAFFISGEFSLLTIMCYDRYVSICKPLHYGTLLGSRACALMAAAAWASAFLYALMHTANTFSLPLCHGNALGQFFCEIPQILKVSCSKSHLRELGLLAVSACLAFGCFVFIVFSYVQIFRAVLRIPSEQGRHKAFSTCLPHLAVVSLFLSTAAFANLKPPSMSSQSLDLALSVLYSVVSPALNPVIYSLRNQELKAAVRRLMTGCFQGH